One part of the Lotus japonicus ecotype B-129 chromosome 2, LjGifu_v1.2 genome encodes these proteins:
- the LOC130737779 gene encoding protein FAR1-RELATED SEQUENCE 5-like, which translates to MSDSDLSENEKHFKNVYEGVPEKIDGDGHDDDGKSAEDVSDTDSDSANEKYKAIPDLTADQIRGLRFCSSLDALKFYSSYAKSYGFVVRKDEVRRDERKNVVMRQYVCNKAGLRESKYFTMVRKRSHKPLTRTKCQAKLRIRLDYRTSEWKVVSFVEKHNHEVTPSKYMHVIPAYRTLSESDKAQVDSLHSSGVRTCHIVGFMTAQKGGYSRLGFLKEDLYNYINRQKHYKLRGGDARAAISYLRGKADNDGMFYSKYTTTEDNKLKNVFWADGCSRVDYQCFGDVLAFDATYGKTKYNNPLVIFSGSNRHSQTIIFGWALLVDETMETYKWLLETFLEAMSNKHPKSVITDGDGAMRKAIKQVFPGASHRLCAWHLYKNAKDNVKNKLFLTGFSKAMYYDFTIDEFEEHWKNLVSEHDLVGN; encoded by the coding sequence ATGTCTGACTCTGACTTGTCCGAGAAtgaaaaacattttaaaaatgtTTATGAAGGAGTCCCTGAGAAAATTGATGGTGATGGCCATGATGACGACGGTAAATCGGCTGAGGATGTTTCTGATACAGACTCAGATTCTGCCAATGAAAAATACAAGGCAATTCCTGACCTAACAGCTGATCAAATACGAGGCCTAAGGTTTTGTTCTTCGTTGGATGCTCTCAAATTTTACTCCAGCTATGCCAAATCTTATGGGTTCGTGGTGAGGAAAGATGAAGTCCGGAGAGATGAACGAAAGAATGTTGTAATGAGACAGTATGTATGCAATAAAGCGGGGTTAAGGGAATCAAAATACTTCACTATGGTTAGGAAAAGGTCTCATAAACCCCTTACTCGCACTAAATGTCAGGCTAAGCTTCGGATACGCTTGGATTACAGGACTTCAGAATGGAAGGTGGTGTCGTTTGTGGAGAAGCATAACCATGAAGTCACCCCGTCGAAATATATGCATGTCATACCGGCTTACCGAACATTGAGTGAAAGTGACAAAGCTCAGGTGGATAGCCTTCATTCGTCTGGCGTAAGAACATGTCATATTGTGGGTTTCATGACAGCGCAAAAAGGTGGATATTCTAGACTTGGGTTTTTGAAGGAGGATTTGTACAATTATATTAATAGGCAGAAACATTACAAGTTACGAGGTGGGGATGCACGAGCTGCTATCAGTTATTTGAGAGGAAAGGCAGACAATGATGGCATGTTTTATTCAAAATACACGACTACGGAGGATAATAAACTGAAAAATGTTTTTTGGGCAGATGGTTGCAGTAGAGTAGACTATCAGTGCTTTGGTGATGTGCTTGCTTTTGATGCCACATACGGGAAGACCAAATATAACAATCCTCTTGTTATTTTTTCGGGTTCTAACCGTCATTCTCAGACGATTATTTTTGGTTGGGCTTTGCTGGTGGATGAAACCATGGAAACATATAAGTGGCTTTTGGAAACGTTTTTGGAAGCAATGTCCAACAAACACCCAAAATCAGTTATCACAGATGGTGATGGAGCTATGAGGAAGGCAATCAAACAGGTGTTTCCAGGTGCATCACATCGACTATGTGCATGGCACTTGTACAAGAATGCAAAAGATAATGTGAAGAATAAGTTGTTCTTGACTGGCTTCTCGAAAGCAATGTACTATGATTTCACTATTGATGAGTTTGAAGAACACTGGAAGAACTTGGTTAGTGAACACGACCTTGTGGGGAACTAA